The Kocuria sp. TGY1127_2 genome includes a window with the following:
- a CDS encoding GDSL-type esterase/lipase family protein — translation MEQRNIRIVAVGDDLLAGIGDPRALGWFGRVMARTPQNVAPVVSYNLAAPGEGSETLNERWFEEASRRFASGADNRLVIAPSTFDIDTGLTNARSRLNLANMVDLASQNNIKVLVVGPPPTLDSEQNRRIADLSAAYADVTTRRRHVYVDTFNPLQHHEQWRQDLAANDGRPGQAGYGLMAWLVLHRGWYSWLQLPEQH, via the coding sequence GTGGAGCAACGAAACATTCGGATCGTGGCGGTCGGCGACGACCTGCTGGCTGGTATTGGTGACCCGCGCGCCCTTGGTTGGTTCGGCCGGGTCATGGCGCGTACGCCCCAGAACGTGGCGCCTGTCGTCTCGTACAACTTGGCCGCCCCCGGTGAAGGCAGCGAGACCCTCAACGAGCGTTGGTTCGAGGAGGCTAGTCGTCGTTTCGCTAGCGGAGCGGACAACCGGTTGGTCATTGCGCCGTCGACCTTCGACATCGACACGGGCCTCACGAACGCCCGCAGTCGGCTGAATCTCGCCAACATGGTGGATTTGGCCTCGCAGAACAACATCAAGGTCCTGGTCGTCGGTCCCCCGCCCACCCTGGATTCCGAGCAGAACCGCCGTATCGCGGACCTTTCCGCGGCTTATGCGGACGTTACGACCCGACGACGCCACGTCTACGTGGATACGTTCAACCCGTTGCAGCACCACGAGCAGTGGCGCCAGGATCTGGCCGCAAACGATGGACGCCCCGGTCAGGCCGGTTACGGATTGATGGCATGGCTGGTCCTGCATCGCGGCTGGTACTCCTGGTTGCAGCTTCCGGAACAGCACTGA
- the aroA gene encoding 3-phosphoshikimate 1-carboxyvinyltransferase yields the protein MNPSVARDWRAPVVFPDSSWSARVRVPGSKSLTNRYLFLAAIADGPSTLRGALESRDSNLMMEALERVGARFERDGQLVRVDPVSLDEHPSGGHARFPDTVEIDTGLAGTVMRFVPQLTAILGVPARFDGDAGARQRPMAPVIDALRQLGATVDDAGTGTLPFTILPRGAAAEGRERGEGTRVIHIDASTSSQFLSAAMLSGCLLPGGLTIRHEGSGIPSMPHVEMTIQTLAEYGVTVRTNHDSSWSVLPAIPRAHDVAVEPDLSNAGPFLAAAVVTGNTVTIPDWPATTTQGGDHWRRILPEFGAEVHRQGPDLKVTGPRGGALTGQLPGVDLDLSEAGELAPTVAAIAALAQQPSRLRGIGHLRGHETDRLKALVTEINRLGGRAEETEDGIRVLSPVRHGGLFETYEDHRMATAGAVIGLAVDGVVVENVDTTSKTLPDFTTLWEGMLEGGDI from the coding sequence TTGAATCCTTCCGTTGCCCGCGACTGGCGCGCCCCCGTGGTCTTCCCCGACTCCTCGTGGAGCGCACGTGTCCGAGTGCCAGGTTCCAAGTCCCTCACCAACAGGTACTTGTTCCTGGCGGCGATTGCCGACGGGCCCAGCACACTTCGGGGAGCCCTCGAATCCAGGGATTCGAACCTCATGATGGAGGCACTCGAAAGGGTCGGCGCACGTTTTGAACGTGATGGCCAGCTGGTGAGGGTCGATCCCGTCTCCCTAGACGAGCACCCCTCCGGTGGTCACGCTCGTTTCCCTGACACGGTTGAGATTGATACGGGACTCGCGGGAACCGTCATGCGATTCGTCCCGCAGCTCACGGCGATACTGGGAGTCCCGGCCCGGTTCGACGGTGATGCGGGTGCCCGGCAGCGTCCCATGGCGCCGGTCATCGATGCCCTTCGTCAATTGGGCGCGACGGTGGACGATGCGGGCACAGGAACCCTTCCTTTCACCATTCTTCCCCGCGGTGCGGCTGCCGAGGGCCGTGAGCGCGGAGAAGGGACGCGTGTGATCCACATCGACGCGAGCACTTCGAGCCAGTTCTTGTCCGCGGCGATGCTCAGCGGATGCCTCCTACCGGGCGGCCTCACGATCCGGCATGAGGGTTCGGGTATTCCGTCGATGCCTCACGTTGAGATGACTATCCAGACGCTCGCCGAATACGGCGTCACGGTCCGGACGAATCATGATTCCTCCTGGAGCGTCCTTCCGGCGATACCTCGTGCCCACGACGTCGCCGTCGAACCGGATCTCTCCAATGCGGGGCCGTTCCTCGCGGCAGCTGTGGTCACCGGTAATACGGTAACGATTCCCGATTGGCCCGCAACCACGACCCAAGGCGGCGATCACTGGCGGCGGATCCTTCCCGAGTTCGGGGCCGAAGTTCATCGTCAAGGGCCTGATCTGAAAGTTACCGGCCCGCGAGGAGGAGCCCTCACCGGCCAGTTGCCGGGGGTCGACCTCGATCTCTCCGAAGCCGGCGAACTTGCTCCCACCGTGGCAGCCATCGCCGCTCTCGCCCAGCAGCCCTCACGGCTGCGAGGAATTGGGCATCTTCGCGGTCATGAGACCGACCGTTTGAAGGCGCTCGTGACGGAAATCAACCGTCTGGGCGGTCGGGCGGAAGAGACCGAGGACGGCATACGGGTGCTGTCTCCCGTTCGGCACGGCGGCCTCTTCGAAACCTACGAAGACCACCGTATGGCCACGGCCGGGGCGGTCATCGGGCTGGCGGTTGACGGCGTCGTCGTGGAGAACGTGGACACCACATCCAAGACGCTGCCGGACTTCACCACCCTGTGGGAAGGCATGCTCGAGGGAGGAGACATCTAA
- a CDS encoding DoxX family membrane protein gives MTIVRKLARPLLAASFIYNGVNRLRTPESAKHLKPAIDAAAKAAPQLAPLRGQERLVGQAIAATQVGAGALFALGRFPRLSSTLLLAAGTINAYVDFANAEADTKEKKEARIADGVKNASLVGAVALTSVDTEGNPSLAWRAGKLSADVKKKSNKLGDGLKKKSEDVFGN, from the coding sequence ATGACCATCGTTCGCAAACTTGCTCGCCCCCTGTTGGCAGCATCGTTCATCTACAACGGTGTCAACCGTCTGCGTACCCCGGAGTCGGCCAAGCACCTGAAGCCGGCTATCGATGCGGCAGCGAAAGCGGCACCGCAGCTCGCTCCCTTGCGCGGCCAGGAACGCCTCGTCGGACAGGCCATTGCCGCGACTCAGGTCGGCGCCGGTGCGTTGTTCGCCCTCGGCCGCTTCCCGCGTCTTTCCTCCACACTGTTGTTGGCAGCAGGCACGATCAACGCTTACGTCGACTTTGCGAACGCCGAGGCTGACACCAAGGAAAAGAAGGAAGCCCGCATCGCGGATGGCGTCAAGAATGCCTCTCTCGTGGGCGCCGTCGCCTTGACGTCAGTCGATACGGAAGGAAACCCTTCTTTGGCCTGGCGCGCCGGAAAACTCAGCGCGGACGTCAAAAAGAAGTCCAATAAGCTGGGCGACGGTCTGAAGAAAAAGTCCGAAGACGTTTTCGGCAACTGA
- the smpB gene encoding SsrA-binding protein SmpB has translation MAKKNDDGRKVIATNRKARHDYTILDTYEAGIALLGTEVKSLRDGGASIVDGFCQMTRGELWLENIHIAEYGHGSWTNHEARRRRKLLLHRQELHKLDQKTKETGFTVVPLQLYFRDGKAKVEIALAQGKREYDKRHALREAQDKREAQRAMRYRNLG, from the coding sequence ATGGCTAAAAAGAACGACGACGGGCGCAAGGTCATAGCGACCAACCGCAAGGCCCGTCACGATTACACCATCCTGGATACGTATGAAGCCGGGATTGCCCTTCTGGGTACTGAGGTTAAGTCCTTGCGAGACGGAGGAGCCTCTATCGTGGATGGCTTTTGCCAGATGACCAGAGGTGAGCTCTGGCTGGAGAACATTCACATCGCCGAATACGGTCACGGCTCGTGGACTAATCACGAGGCTCGACGGCGTCGGAAGCTCCTCCTCCACCGTCAAGAGCTCCACAAGCTGGATCAGAAGACCAAGGAAACCGGCTTCACGGTCGTACCTCTTCAACTCTATTTCCGCGATGGCAAAGCGAAGGTCGAAATCGCTCTGGCCCAGGGCAAGAGAGAATACGACAAAAGGCACGCCCTGCGCGAGGCCCAAGACAAGCGTGAGGCCCAGCGCGCCATGCGCTACCGCAATCTCGGTTAG
- a CDS encoding sigma-70 family RNA polymerase sigma factor, with translation MTSGPTSGASTSTNLLDWDEFISRPKRKESVDTVDLSRESDEERKARFEREAMQYIDQLYAAALRMARNQADAQDLVQEAYTKAFSAFHQYKPGTNLKAWLYRILTNTYINLYRKRQREPHQANTDSVEDWQLVQASAHTSSGLKSAESEALEHLPDSDVKSALQSLPEDFRMAVYYSDVEGFAYKEIAEILDIPIGTVMSRLHRGRRLLREQLAEYASGLGFSTEGGRKTGSGNKKTKNSTGAQGAK, from the coding sequence ATGACGTCCGGGCCGACGTCCGGAGCATCTACGTCGACAAACCTTCTAGACTGGGATGAATTCATCAGTAGGCCCAAGCGGAAGGAATCCGTGGACACAGTCGATCTGTCCCGCGAATCGGACGAAGAGCGCAAGGCTCGTTTCGAGCGGGAAGCCATGCAATATATAGATCAGTTGTATGCTGCCGCCTTGCGCATGGCCCGAAATCAGGCGGATGCACAGGACCTCGTCCAAGAGGCGTACACGAAGGCTTTTTCTGCGTTTCACCAATACAAGCCGGGTACGAACCTCAAGGCGTGGCTCTATCGCATCCTGACCAACACGTACATCAACCTGTATCGCAAGCGGCAACGCGAGCCGCATCAGGCGAATACGGATTCCGTTGAGGACTGGCAGCTGGTCCAGGCTTCGGCCCACACATCATCAGGGTTGAAGTCGGCGGAGTCGGAGGCGCTCGAGCATCTGCCGGACAGTGACGTCAAAAGCGCGCTACAGTCCCTCCCGGAAGATTTCCGGATGGCGGTCTACTACTCGGACGTCGAGGGATTCGCGTACAAGGAAATCGCAGAAATCCTCGATATCCCGATTGGTACCGTCATGTCCCGCCTCCACCGAGGACGCAGGCTCCTGCGCGAACAGCTGGCCGAATACGCCTCCGGCCTCGGATTCAGCACCGAAGGCGGTCGAAAAACCGGCTCCGGAAATAAGAAGACCAAGAATTCAACAGGCGCCCAGGGCGCCAAATAG
- the prfB gene encoding peptide chain release factor 2, with protein sequence MASTDFSAAIKDLRATYAQIEQVSDVEGLRATIAELSEAAAAPNLWDDPDAAQKVTSKLSHRQSELDRLEKLLGRIDDLETMVELAREEEDADLLHEADSELSSIQKALADLEIVTLLSGEYDPREAVITIRSGAGGVDAADFAEMLMRMYLRWAEKHGYPAKVLDTSYAEEAGLKSTTFEIKSPYSFGRLSVEAGTHRLVRISPFDNQGRRQTSFAAVEVIPLIEQTDSIDIPENEIKVDVFRSSGPGGQSVNTTDSAVRMTHIPTGIVVSMQNEKSQIQNRAAALRVLQSRLLLQRQEEENAKKKELAGDVKASWGDQMRSYVLNPYQMVKDLRTNHEEGNPSAVFDGAIDDFIDAGIRWRAGQRQSDHS encoded by the coding sequence ATGGCTTCCACCGACTTTTCCGCAGCAATCAAGGACCTCCGCGCTACCTATGCTCAAATAGAGCAGGTCAGCGACGTCGAGGGGCTCCGTGCGACCATCGCGGAACTCTCAGAAGCCGCGGCCGCTCCCAATCTCTGGGACGACCCCGATGCGGCTCAGAAGGTCACTTCCAAGCTCTCGCACCGTCAATCGGAGTTGGATCGCCTCGAGAAGCTTCTGGGCCGAATCGATGACCTCGAGACCATGGTCGAGCTGGCTCGGGAAGAGGAAGACGCGGATCTGCTCCACGAAGCCGACTCGGAGCTTTCCTCGATTCAAAAGGCCTTGGCCGATCTCGAGATCGTTACGTTGCTTTCGGGAGAATACGACCCTCGGGAAGCCGTCATCACGATCCGTTCCGGAGCCGGCGGCGTCGATGCAGCCGATTTTGCCGAGATGCTCATGCGGATGTACCTGCGCTGGGCCGAGAAGCACGGTTATCCGGCCAAGGTGCTGGACACGTCGTATGCGGAGGAAGCCGGACTCAAGTCCACGACCTTCGAGATCAAATCCCCCTATTCTTTCGGCAGGCTTTCAGTGGAGGCGGGCACTCACCGACTCGTTCGCATCTCCCCGTTCGACAACCAAGGTCGGCGACAAACCTCGTTCGCGGCGGTCGAGGTCATCCCCTTGATCGAGCAGACAGACAGCATTGACATACCGGAGAACGAGATTAAAGTGGATGTGTTCCGCTCTTCCGGCCCGGGCGGTCAGTCGGTCAATACAACGGACTCTGCTGTTCGCATGACGCACATACCCACCGGCATCGTCGTCTCCATGCAGAACGAGAAGTCGCAGATCCAGAACCGGGCCGCCGCCCTGCGCGTTTTGCAGTCCCGTTTGCTTCTTCAGCGCCAAGAAGAAGAAAACGCGAAGAAAAAAGAGCTTGCCGGTGACGTTAAGGCCTCATGGGGAGACCAGATGCGTTCCTATGTTCTGAACCCCTACCAAATGGTCAAGGATCTTCGGACCAACCATGAGGAAGGTAATCCCAGTGCGGTTTTCGATGGAGCGATCGACGACTTCATCGACGCCGGAATCCGATGGCGCGCCGGTCAACGGCAGTCGGACCATTCATAG
- a CDS encoding 50S ribosomal protein bL37 has product MSKRGRKRKDRRKNAANHGKRPNS; this is encoded by the coding sequence ATGAGCAAGCGTGGACGTAAGCGTAAGGATCGTCGTAAGAACGCAGCCAACCATGGCAAGCGGCCTAACTCCTAA
- a CDS encoding DUF4190 domain-containing protein, with the protein MTNNPSSENHEPNSEENGSAPRFGQRDPQASYGEHSNGGHEATEEQPQYGNYPSHGSSVSGQPDDGNRYGQQERGYQPLPHDYGQQPSNDQYNGQPRYGAPNTQAYPMNDSGQPQYQPNNYGQPNYQQYPSRAGERPNGWGMGLAALICGIASVVLCWLVLPGIAGIVAIVLGIVAVRKLGKTQGASKAMPIIGIVLGAIGVILSVIVGVLFAIGLSVANDAAQQCGGYSSANSAEFEQCVDSYIQSNY; encoded by the coding sequence ATGACCAACAATCCCTCATCTGAGAACCACGAGCCAAACTCCGAAGAGAACGGTTCGGCTCCGCGCTTCGGCCAGAGAGACCCCCAAGCCTCCTACGGAGAACACAGCAACGGGGGCCATGAAGCGACCGAGGAACAGCCCCAGTACGGTAACTACCCTTCCCACGGCTCCTCCGTCAGCGGTCAGCCCGACGACGGAAATCGTTATGGCCAACAAGAACGCGGCTATCAACCGTTGCCGCACGACTACGGCCAACAACCGTCCAACGACCAGTACAACGGGCAGCCTCGGTACGGTGCTCCTAACACCCAGGCTTATCCGATGAATGACTCGGGTCAACCTCAGTACCAGCCGAATAATTATGGCCAGCCGAATTATCAGCAATACCCGTCTCGGGCAGGGGAGCGTCCGAATGGTTGGGGGATGGGTCTGGCCGCCCTCATCTGCGGTATAGCCAGCGTCGTCCTGTGCTGGTTGGTCCTTCCTGGGATTGCCGGAATCGTAGCCATAGTGCTCGGTATCGTCGCGGTCAGGAAGCTCGGCAAAACCCAAGGGGCCAGTAAGGCCATGCCGATCATCGGTATCGTTCTCGGTGCGATCGGCGTGATTCTTTCTGTTATTGTCGGCGTGCTTTTTGCGATCGGTCTGTCGGTTGCCAATGACGCCGCCCAACAGTGCGGGGGATACTCCTCGGCCAACAGCGCAGAATTCGAACAATGCGTTGACTCTTACATCCAGTCGAACTACTGA
- the rsgA gene encoding ribosome small subunit-dependent GTPase A yields the protein MRRRSSQSWDESDVHVRANKKGSRPRTKDRPAHEDAVIGRVVTVDRGRYTIDLGTSGPGTQITAVRAKDLRRTPIAVGDLVGLVGDTSGSEGSLARLVRLEERSTVLRRSADDTDPIERVVVANASQLIIVVAAAHPTPRTGFIDRSIVAAYDAGIEPILCITKTDLGDPAPLRDYYANTSLRILTSSPEGSAEGLTRVGQHESLTLNAALLDGVQAQLDGHVSVFLGHSGVGKSTLVNALAGSSRSTGGVNEVTGRGRHTSSSALAISPAWGAAGTWVVDTPGIRSFGLAHVAKETMVGAFEDLAPGSADCPKGCTHAVNAIGCGIQALVDSGRAGDYAGQRLESLRRLLGVATEEGLDDVKELGATS from the coding sequence ATGCGTCGACGCTCTTCCCAGTCATGGGACGAATCCGATGTTCATGTCAGGGCCAACAAGAAAGGTTCCCGGCCCCGGACCAAGGACCGGCCCGCGCACGAAGACGCCGTGATTGGACGCGTGGTCACCGTTGACCGCGGCCGATACACGATCGATCTCGGAACAAGCGGGCCCGGAACCCAGATCACGGCGGTCCGGGCAAAGGATTTGCGACGTACCCCTATCGCCGTTGGCGACCTCGTCGGCTTGGTCGGAGACACCTCGGGGTCGGAAGGATCATTGGCACGCCTCGTACGTCTCGAGGAGCGCTCGACAGTCCTGCGCCGAAGTGCGGATGACACCGACCCCATTGAAAGGGTCGTTGTGGCCAACGCAAGCCAACTGATCATCGTTGTAGCCGCGGCTCACCCTACCCCGCGGACCGGTTTCATCGACCGATCGATCGTCGCGGCGTATGACGCGGGCATTGAGCCCATCCTCTGCATCACCAAAACCGATCTCGGCGACCCCGCTCCCCTTCGGGATTATTACGCGAATACCTCACTGCGAATTCTGACCAGCTCTCCGGAAGGCTCCGCGGAAGGGCTCACCCGCGTCGGCCAGCACGAAAGTCTGACCCTGAATGCGGCCCTTCTCGACGGCGTGCAGGCCCAGCTCGACGGCCACGTCAGCGTGTTCCTCGGCCACTCTGGGGTCGGAAAATCGACCCTCGTCAATGCCTTGGCCGGTTCGTCCCGGTCCACGGGCGGCGTCAACGAGGTCACAGGCCGCGGGCGGCACACCTCCTCATCGGCACTGGCCATTTCCCCGGCTTGGGGTGCGGCCGGTACGTGGGTCGTGGACACGCCCGGAATCAGATCGTTCGGCCTGGCCCACGTCGCCAAGGAGACTATGGTCGGGGCATTCGAGGATTTGGCCCCTGGGTCGGCCGACTGCCCGAAAGGATGCACGCACGCAGTCAACGCCATAGGGTGCGGAATCCAGGCTCTCGTGGATTCCGGCAGGGCCGGAGACTACGCGGGGCAGAGACTCGAGTCGCTACGGCGCCTACTGGGAGTAGCCACCGAAGAAGGACTGGACGATGTGAAGGAACTTGGCGCGACCTCCTAA
- the hisN gene encoding histidinol-phosphatase has product MTSMSPYNDDMRLAHVIADAVDRYTLGKFQAQDFTVETKPDLTPVTDADREAEQLIRSHLSRARTRDAVVGEEFGATGSSPRQWVVDPIDGTKNFVRGVPVWATLIALMDEGKPVVGLVSAPALQRRWWAAEGSGAFAGRSIAKARRLGVSAISSLHDASLSFSSLSGWKDLGRREQFLDLTDQVWRVRAYGDFWSYCLLAEGAVDIACEPELNLHDMAALVPIVTEAGGRFTSVDGEEGPHGGNAVATNGHLHRRVLDKLAAGDPEASLSGEFIPTES; this is encoded by the coding sequence ATGACTTCAATGAGCCCCTACAACGATGACATGCGTTTGGCGCACGTCATCGCCGACGCCGTTGACCGCTACACGCTCGGAAAATTTCAGGCTCAGGACTTCACGGTTGAAACGAAGCCGGACTTGACTCCGGTCACGGACGCCGACCGCGAGGCAGAACAACTGATCCGTTCACATCTTTCCCGTGCTCGGACCCGTGACGCCGTCGTGGGGGAGGAATTTGGGGCAACCGGTTCCTCACCTCGCCAGTGGGTCGTGGATCCCATCGACGGTACGAAGAATTTCGTCCGGGGAGTACCCGTGTGGGCAACGTTGATCGCGCTGATGGACGAGGGCAAGCCGGTCGTCGGGTTAGTATCTGCGCCTGCCCTTCAGCGACGCTGGTGGGCGGCGGAAGGAAGCGGCGCTTTCGCGGGCCGTTCAATTGCTAAGGCGAGGCGCCTCGGCGTGTCTGCAATAAGCTCGCTGCACGACGCTTCGCTGTCCTTCTCATCGTTGTCCGGGTGGAAGGATCTCGGCCGTCGCGAGCAGTTCCTCGATCTCACCGACCAGGTATGGAGAGTCAGAGCCTACGGAGACTTCTGGTCCTACTGTCTCCTGGCCGAAGGCGCAGTCGATATAGCCTGCGAGCCTGAACTGAACCTGCACGATATGGCGGCTTTGGTTCCGATCGTGACCGAGGCGGGAGGCCGGTTCACCTCCGTCGATGGCGAGGAGGGCCCACACGGCGGCAATGCCGTCGCAACCAATGGACATCTGCACCGCAGAGTACTCGACAAGCTGGCCGCCGGTGATCCGGAGGCCTCGTTGTCGGGTGAATTCATCCCCACCGAATCCTAG